One Diceros bicornis minor isolate mBicDic1 chromosome 11, mDicBic1.mat.cur, whole genome shotgun sequence genomic region harbors:
- the SOX7 gene encoding transcription factor SOX-7, translated as MASLLGAYPWPEGLECPALEAELSDGLSPPAAPRPPGDKGSESRIRRPMNAFMVWAKDERKRLAVQNPDLHNAELSKMLGKSWKALTLSQKRPYVDEAERLRLQHMQDYPNYKYRPRRKKQAKRLCKRVDPGFLLSSLSRDQNALPEKRGAGRGVLGEKEDRGEYSPSSALPSLRGCYHEGPAGGGGGGTQGSADTYPYGLPTPPEMSPLDVLEPEQTFFSSPCQEEHAHSRRIPHLSGPPYSPEYAPSPLHCGHPLGSLALSQSPGVSMMSTVPGCPPSPAYYSPATYHPLHSNLHAHLGQLSPPPEHPGFDALDQLSQVELLGDMDRNEFDQYLNTSGHPDSAAGAMALSGHAPVSQVTPTGPTETSLISVLADATATYYNSYSVS; from the exons ATGGCCTCGCTGCTGGGAGCTTACCCGTGGCCCGAGGGGCTCGAGTGCCCGGCCCTGGAAGCCGAGCTGTCGGATGGGCTGTCGCCGccggccgccccccgcccgccAGGGGACAAGGGCTCTGAGAGCCGTATCCGGCGGCCCATGAACGCCTTCATGGTGTGGGCCAAGGATGAGAGGAAACGTCTGGCGGTGCAGAACCCGGACCTGCACAACGCCGAGCTCAGCAAGATGCTGG GAAAGTCGTGGAAGGCGCTGACGCTGTCCCAGAAGAGGCCCTACGTGGACGAGGCGGAGCGGCTGCGCCTGCAGCACATGCAGGACTACCCCAACTACAAGTACCGCCCTCGCAGGAAGAAGCAGGCCAAGCGCCTCTGCAAGCGCGTGGACCCCGGCTTCCTCCTGAGCTCCCTCTCCCGAGACCAGAATGCCCTGCCCGAGAAGCGGGGCGCCGGCCGGGGGGTGCTGGGGGAGAAGGAGGACAGGGGTGAGTACTCCCCCAGCTCCGCCCTACCCAGCCTGCGGGGCTGCTACCACGAAGGGCCggctggcggcggcggcggcggcacccAGGGCAGCGCGGACACCTACCCATACGGGCTGCCCACGCCCCCGGAAATGTCGCCCCTGGACGTGCTGGAGCCGGAGCAGACCTTCTTCTCCTCCCCCTGCCAGGAGGAGCATGCGCACTCCCGCCGCATCCCCCACCTGTCGGGGCCCCCTTACTCGCCAGAGTACGCCCCCAGCCCTCTCCACTGCGGCCACCCCCTGGGCTCCCTGGCCCTCAGCCAGTCCCCGGGCGTCTCTATGATGTCCACTGTACCCGGCTGTCCTCCGTCTCCTGCCTATTACTCCCCTGCCACCTACCACCCTCTCCACTCCAACCTCCATGCCCACCTGGGCCAGCTCTCCCCCCCTCCCGAGCACCCCGGCTTTGATGCCCTGGATCAGCTGAGCCAGGTGGAACTCCTGGGGGACATGGATCGCAATGAGTTCGACCAGTATTTGAACACTTCTGGCCACCCAGACTCTGCTGCAGGGGCCATGGCCCTCAGTGGGCATGCCCCGGTCTCCCAGGTGACACCAACGGGCCCCACAGAGACCAGCCTCATCTCCGTGCTGGCTGATGCCACAGCCACGTACTACAACAGCTACAGCGTGTCATAG